CTTCCTCGCGACCAAGTGCGGTCTGGCCTGGGACGAGGCGGGCCGGATCCGGCGCGATTCGTCGCCGGCTCGGATCCGCAGCGACGTCGAGGCCTCGCTCTCGCGCCTGCGCACCGAGCGCCTCGACCTGGTGCAGATCCACTGGCCGGATCCGGCGACGCCCATCGCGGCCTCGATCGAGGCGCTCGAGACGCTGCGCGAGGAGGGGAAGCTCCTCTGGTACGGCGTCTCCAATTACTCCGCCGCGCAGCTCGCCGAAGCGACGGCGGCGGGGCGGCCGGTCGTGAACCAGGTGCCGTACAACCTTTTCGAGCGGGAGATCGAGGAGGACGTCCTCCCGACGTGCCGGGAGCTCGACGTCGGGGTCTTCGCCTACGGCGCGATCTGCCGCGGGCTGCTCTCGGGGAAGTTCCGCCCGGAGACGACCTTCCCCGAGGGCGACATACGGAGCAGCGACCCGAAGTTCCAGCCGCCGCGCTTCGCCCGCTACCTCGCGGCCGTCGATCGACTTCGGCCGATGGCGTACGCGCGGAACAAGAGCCTCACCCATCTGGCGGTGCGGTGGCTCCTCGATCAGCCAGGCGTGACGGCGGCCCTCTGGGGCGCCCGCAGCCCGAGCCAGATCGAGCAGGCCGCCGGCGCGACGGGCTGGCGGCTTGCTCCGGGCGAGCTCGAGGGCATCGACCGGATCGTCCGCGAGGAAGTCCAGGCGCCGATCGGCCCGGAGTTCATGGCCCCACCCGTCTAGCTCGGGCGGCGGCTCTCCTGGAGCGGCGCCGGGTGGCGAGGAAGGCCACCCGGCAATCAGCGTCGGGGCGCGAGCCGCGACGTGGCTACCGCGGTTTGACCTCGACGATGGCGAAGGCGGCGCCCTGCGGATCCATGCAGCCCGCGATCCGATCGCCGCCCGGGACCTCCATCGGTCCGTTCAGCACCTTGCCGCCCTTCTGCTCGATCTTCTTCACTGTGCCGTCGATGTCCTTCACGTTGATGTAGTGGAGCCAGTGCGGGTGCGCCTTCATCACCGAGGCCGCGTTCGACATGCCACCCATCGACTTCTCGGTGTCGGTGCCGAACATGAAGTACTCGCCGAACTCGGATCCCATGTCCATCGAGCGGGTGGGCTTCCAGCCGAAGAGATCGGAGTAGAACTTCCACGCGGCCTTCCAGTCGGTGGTGTTGAGCTCCGCCCAGCTGAAGTTCCCGGCGGCCTGGGACTGACCCATCTCGCCCGTCTCCTTGGAGGCGAAGACCGCGAACACCGCGCCCTGGGGATCGGCGAGGACGGCGAAGCGCCCGACGTCGGGGATGTCGGTGCCCGGGACGAGCACCTGGGCGTCGAGACCCTGCGCCTTCTTCACGGTGGCGTCGACGTCGCGGGTCGAAGCGAAGCCGAGCCAGTGCGGCAGCGCGCCGGCCTTCTTGGCCTCGTCCGGGAGCTCTCCGATCCCGCCGACGGGATTCTCCCCTGCCAGCCACATCTCGTACTTGCCGTCGGACCACTGGCGGGTCTTCCAGCCGATGACGTCGGTGTAGAACGAGCGGGCCTGCTCGAGGTTGGTGGTCATCAGATCGTACCAAACGAAGCGTGCACTCTCTGCGCTCATTCTGTCCTCCAGCTGTGAAGGGCGCGAAGTCTAGCAAGGCGCGGGTAGAGATGGGCCCGCGCCGGGGTCGAACCAACGCGATGATTGTCCGACGGGCGACCGTCTCGTGGCGCCGTCAGGGGGGAGGCGACGGCGCCGTCGAAGACCACTGCGTCTCGAGCTGCCCGCCCACCCTCGTGCCCTGCCAGCGACGGATGAGCGCGACGTGCTCATCCTCCTCCTCGAGCGCCGTGCGGAACCGGGAGGCGAGCACGTCCAGGCCGCATCGCTCCGCGAGCTCGGAGAGGATCTGCCACCCCGCGTTGTCGGCCAGCTCGGCGATGAGGATCGCGCCGAGGCCCTCGGTGAACGTGGTGCGCGGATCGGCGAGGACGTGACGGATGCCGGCGGAGGCGACGCCGGCCAGGTCGGCACCAGGGGTCACGACCGTGGGGTCGGCGCCCAGCTCGTCGAAGGCGGAGATGAGGAGGCCGTAGTGCGCCAGCTCCTGGTCGTGGATGTTCTCGAGGTCCTCGCGGGTGAACTCCTCCTCGTGGACGGAGGCGGCGTCGAACTTGCTCAGGAGCGCCTCGTAGAGGCGGACTCCCGCTCGTTCGAAGGACAGGCGCTCGCCCAGCAGATCCATGAGGATGACCGGGTTCTTCCCTTCCATCCCCCGCAGGGCCATCCCCGACATGGTCCCGACCGGCTCGGCCTTCCCACAGAGCTCCCTCCGCACCTCGGCAGCGCCCTTGCCCACGAACGATCGCTTGGGCATCGACGCCGCCGCCCCCTCGGCCGTCTGCCTCGCGAGCGTCGGCGACCTCGCGATCCCCGTCCGGTTCCCTCCGAGATCCGTCGGCTTGTGGCTCACTGCAGCCTCCCTTCGCGGTGCTCCTGCCGGACCCGGTCCGCGAGCTCGGTGCCTGGCGACCAGCGATAGCCCTCGGCGATGAGGTCGGAGGGCGAACCGTCCGCGTTCAGCGTCTTCCGGTACTCGAGCGTGGCCTGGCTCTCCCGCCCGCGGCCGAAGCTCGTGCCGATCGCGCGGAAGTCGACCTCGGAGGCGAGCACCTTCCGGACGAACTCGCGCTGGCTCTCGTAGCGGATCGGCTCGGGGAGGGCGGTCGGCAGCAGCTCCTTCGGATCCCGGCGCTCGACCTTCTTCATCAGCTCCATCACGAAGTGCAGATGGCCCAGCTCGTAGTCGAGGAAGCGCTCCCAGATCGTCTTGATCCGGGAGTTCCGCTCCCCCTGCACGCAGCTCCAGTAGTTGTAGACCTCACACGCCTCGTGCATGAGCCACTTCTCGAGCCAGGTCTCGTTCGGATCGATGATCGACTCGTATTGCGTGACGTGCTGCTCCTCGATGGACGCGATCTCCGCATAGAGCATGCGGCCGATGGGATCGGGGTAGCTCGGCCCGACGGTCATGTAGAAGTCGTGGGTCTGGTGCTCCGCGGCCACGATCGTGCCGGCGTTCAGCTTGGTGAGCGGCTCGGCCGTCTTCCGGTCGTAGGCGGTGCGGAGCTCGTCCTCCGGGGCGCGGTGCTCGACGGAGGTGGGGCGGCCGGCGCGGATGTCCGTGTAGCCCTGGAGGAGGTCGTTGGCGTCGCGCCCCTCCACCCGATCCATCAGCGCGGCGTAGCGGTAGAGGTGGTCGAAGTCCTCGAGCATCCCGAACCGATAGACCTGCGCGAGGTAGGGATCGGGCTCGCTCTGCGCGACGCTCGACGTCACCTCGATGGCCACCTGCTCGAAGCCGATCGTGGTCTCGAGGGGCGACTGGTCCGGCGGGTTGAGCCAGTTCACCATCGTCTGCTGGTGCTGCTCGATCCGGCGCAGCTTCGCGAGCGGGAGCTGCAGGTCCTTGTTCATCCGGGCGCAGCCGTGGGAGAAGCGGAGCGCCTCCGACTCGATGCCGTTCATCAGGATCGTGCGGACCCGCGTGTACGCGTCGTCGTTCAGCTTGCTGAACGGCGGCCCCGACATCTCCCGCCAGGTGAACTTCTGCCGCTCGAGCGGCACGCCCTTCTCTTCCAGGATGTCCAGACC
The Vulgatibacter incomptus DNA segment above includes these coding regions:
- a CDS encoding aldo/keto reductase, whose product is MERRKLPGTDREVSAIGLGTWVAGGAMWGGSDARLIGKTIEKALELGIDLIDTAPVYGFGRSEEIVGAWLDEAKVRDRVFLATKCGLAWDEAGRIRRDSSPARIRSDVEASLSRLRTERLDLVQIHWPDPATPIAASIEALETLREEGKLLWYGVSNYSAAQLAEATAAGRPVVNQVPYNLFEREIEEDVLPTCRELDVGVFAYGAICRGLLSGKFRPETTFPEGDIRSSDPKFQPPRFARYLAAVDRLRPMAYARNKSLTHLAVRWLLDQPGVTAALWGARSPSQIEQAAGATGWRLAPGELEGIDRIVREEVQAPIGPEFMAPPV
- a CDS encoding VOC family protein, which translates into the protein MSAESARFVWYDLMTTNLEQARSFYTDVIGWKTRQWSDGKYEMWLAGENPVGGIGELPDEAKKAGALPHWLGFASTRDVDATVKKAQGLDAQVLVPGTDIPDVGRFAVLADPQGAVFAVFASKETGEMGQSQAAGNFSWAELNTTDWKAAWKFYSDLFGWKPTRSMDMGSEFGEYFMFGTDTEKSMGGMSNAASVMKAHPHWLHYINVKDIDGTVKKIEQKGGKVLNGPMEVPGGDRIAGCMDPQGAAFAIVEVKPR
- a CDS encoding ferritin-like domain-containing protein, encoding MSHKPTDLGGNRTGIARSPTLARQTAEGAAASMPKRSFVGKGAAEVRRELCGKAEPVGTMSGMALRGMEGKNPVILMDLLGERLSFERAGVRLYEALLSKFDAASVHEEEFTREDLENIHDQELAHYGLLISAFDELGADPTVVTPGADLAGVASAGIRHVLADPRTTFTEGLGAILIAELADNAGWQILSELAERCGLDVLASRFRTALEEEDEHVALIRRWQGTRVGGQLETQWSSTAPSPPP